The following are encoded together in the Trachemys scripta elegans isolate TJP31775 chromosome 7, CAS_Tse_1.0, whole genome shotgun sequence genome:
- the PCBD1 gene encoding pterin-4-alpha-carbinolamine dehydratase, which produces MAGKAHRLSTDEREQLLPNLKAVGWNEVEGRDAIFKEFHFKDFSRAFGFMTRVALQAEKLDHHPEWFNVYSKVHIILSTHECAGLSERDINLASFIEQVAASLS; this is translated from the exons ATG GCAGGAAAAGCCCACAGGTTGAGCACTGATGAGAGGGAGCAACTGCTGCCAAACCTGAAAGCTGTAGGATGGAATGAGGTGGAAGGGAGAGATGCCATCTTCAAAGAGTTCCATTTCAAGGACTTCAGTCGG GCCTTTGGGTTCATGACCAGAGTCGCTTTGCAGGCAGAAAAACTGGACCACCACCCTGAATGGTTCAACGTTTACAGCAAG gttcACATTATCCTGAGCACACACGAGTGTGCAGGCTTATCCGAGCGGGATATCAATTTGGCCAGTTTCATAGAGCAAGTTGCAGCTTCTCTGTCTTGA